From Bradyrhizobium sp. sBnM-33:
GCTGCGCGCGTCAGCAACGTTACGTGAAATTCGTGTTGGCGAGCCGCCTTAATCCTCTGCGCGCCATCGCGACACCAAGCATTTGCCGAAATGACTGTAACCGGCACAATCCCTTCTCGCCAATCAGGACAAACGGACGATTGCCCGGCCGCCCGCGGAAACTTGCCGTTCGATCGAACGATACCTCGAACGGTTCGGTTCGCAATTCCGTGGCCGCTTCGCGGGCGGCGCAAAGCTGGCGGTCCGGCAACCCACCCAGCGAAAATAGCGAAACGTGCAGCCGGTCTGGCGCAATGAGCTTGCCGTTCAGACAATGGGCGCGCTTGAGCACGCCCGCCAGCCGGTGAATTCGCTCTGCTGTGCCCG
This genomic window contains:
- a CDS encoding 2'-5' RNA ligase family protein, yielding MAACCEAAGTCRTSCIRALSQFRVHDLCCASMDEFASFSSGRLFLAALPDAGTAERIHRLAGVLKRAHCLNGKLIAPDRLHVSLFSLGGLPDRQLCAAREAATELRTEPFEVSFDRTASFRGRPGNRPFVLIGEKGLCRLQSFRQMLGVAMARRGLRRLANTNFT